In Topomyia yanbarensis strain Yona2022 chromosome 2, ASM3024719v1, whole genome shotgun sequence, one DNA window encodes the following:
- the LOC131682730 gene encoding pleckstrin homology domain-containing family F member 1 homolog — MVDKLVNSEANARRIQMVENCFGSSGQPLYVPGRVLVGEGVLTKMCRKRPKARQFFLFNDILVYGNIVIGKKKYNKQHLIPLEEVQLQALEDNGHYRNGWLIRTATKSFAVYAATQTEKQEWMAHINKCIEDLLRKSGKKPVENHAAVWVPDSEANICMHCKKTQFTMLIRRHHCRNCGAVVCGPCSSKKFLLPGQSTKPLRVCLDCYDGLSSLKREENKGINSNNNKPVTSPESSGDDDSDDEEESKEAHDQPKFYGDEKLDK, encoded by the exons ATGGTGGACAAACTGG TAAATAGTGAGGCAAATGCTCGTCGAATACAAATGGTGGAGAACTGTTTCGGCAGCTCCGGACAGCCACTGTACGTTCCAGGTCGGGTCTTGGTCGGAGAAGGTGTTCTCACAAAAATGTGCCGCAAGCGTCCAAAAGCGCGTCAATTTTTCTTGTTCAATGATATCCTGGTCTATGGCAATATTGTAATCGGAAAGAAAAAGTACAATAAACAGCATCTTATACCACTGGAAGAAGTGCAACTGCAAGCCTTGGAAGACAATGGAC ATTATAGGAACGGGTGGCTCATACGGACGGCAACGAAATCCTTTGCAGTTTATGCAGCTACACAGACTGAAAAACAAGAATGGATGGCCCACATAAATAAGTGCATTGAAGATTTGTTACGCAAAA GTGGCAAGAAACCAGTGGAAAACCATGCTGCAGTTTGGGTGCCTGATAGCGAAGCTAACATTTGCATGCATTGCAAGAAAACTCAGTTCACAATGTTGATTCGGAGG CATCACTGCCGGAATTGTGGTGCGGTGGTATGCGGGCCATGCTCCTCGAAAAAATTCCTTCTACCAGGTCAGAGCACCAAACCGCTGCGTGTTTGTCTGGACTGTTACGACGGTCTGAGCTCATTGAAGCGTGAAGAG AACAAAGGAATAAATTCTAACAACAATAAGCCGGTTACATCACCCGAAAGCTCGGGCGATGATGATTCCGATGATGAAGAAGAATCAAAAGAGGCCCACGATCAG